Within the Mumia flava genome, the region TCTCCGCGGCGAAGCGCAGCTGACCCAGCGCGGCCCGGCCGTCGGAGGAGACCACCCGGAAGTTCTTCGCCAGCGGGCTGGTGAACGTGACGCCGGGGACGTCGTCGATCCGCGACGAGATCCGGTTCACCACGGGAGCCGCAGGGGCCTGCGCGATGCGCCCGGTGGCGACGGTGAAGAGGACCTGGCCGTCCGTGCCGGTGATGTCGAACCGCTCGTCGAGCAGGTCCTTGCCCTCCTGGGACGGTGTCCCGGGCACGGTGAACTCGTTGTCGTAGTCCGAGCCGAGCGCGGTCGCCCCGCCGGCGACGAGCGCGAGCACCAGCAGCCAGCCGCCGACGAAGGCACCGCGGTGGCGGGCGATGGCGCCGCCGAGCCGGTACAGCAGCATGGACACGGCGCGACCCCCCGTCCCTCCGCGCACGTCAGCGAGGCCTGCCTCGATCATGCACGGCGGGGACCGGGGGGTCGCCGGGTTTTGCAGAGCGCCGGAGCTCAGCCTTCGGTGGTGGCGACCAGCCGCGGACGACGGTCCTGGTCGGGATCCATCACGGCAGCCATCCGGTGGTACGCCGCGCCCTCGCGGTGGCGGGACTGGCGATCGAGCGTGAGACCGAGGGCGACGTGCGCCCAGCCGCTGGTGGGCTCCAGCTCGACCAGCCGGCGGAACGCGTCCTCGGCCGGCCCGAGCAGCGCAGCCGCGAAGTACGAGCGTCCGAGCAGCTCCCAGGCCGCGGCGTTCGCGGGCTCGGCCTCGACGACGTCGGTCAGCATCCGCGCCGCGTCGCGCGGGAAGCGCTGCGCGAGCAGGTCCTCGGCGGTGCGGAATCGGTCGTACAGCGACATCTCGGAGATCATCGCGTCGGTGAAGATCGGCTTCATCCCGAGCTCGCGGAAGCTGGTCATCTGGGGCACCTCCTCAGGGCGTCGTACCCCACAACGGTCGCGCGCCGCCGCCCATTCCCGAGGCTGCCACGCCGGGCGACTCCGGCGCGGACGCGATCAGGTGATGTCGCGCCGCAGCGTGGTGAACCGGCCGACCAGCGCGAACACCACGCCGTACGCCAGGAACACGAGCGCACCGGGCAGCCGCCCGAGCACATCGCCGGACGACCCGAACGACGCGTAGGTGCTCGCGCCGACCAGGGCCTCGGACGCGGCGCCGGGGAGGAACTGTGCGGCGGACGCGAGGCTGTCCACCGCACTCAGCCCCACGCGCACGATCGGCTCGACGAACTGCGTGAACGCGAGCACGACCACGATCGCCGCGACCTGGTTGGTGATCAGGGTGCCGACCCCGACGCCGACGAACGCCCAGACCGCGAGCGCGACGACCGAGAGCAGGACGGGGACGATCACGTCGGACGAGCCCAGGAACGCGCCGTCCCCCTGCCACGCGAGGATCGGGGCCCCGACCGCGACGGTCGACAGCGTCCCGACGAGGCCGAAGACGAGCCCGATCAGCAGCGCGACGACGACCTTGGCGCTCAGGAACACCGAGCGGCGCGGCTCGGCCAGCAGCGACGGCGTGATCGTCTGGTACCGGAACTCCCCGGTCATCGCGAGCGCACCCGCGAGCAGCGGGAAGACGTAGCCGAGGCCGTTGCCGATCGAGTAGACGGTGGTCGCAGCCTCGACGCCGGTGAGCGGCACCGCCCCCTGCTGCTCGGGCGCGACGGTCAGCGAGAACCCGAGCACCGCCGCGAGGAACGCCATGTAGGCGGCCATCACGAGCAGGAGGATCCACCACATCCGGGTCGACGTCCACTTGCGCAGCTCGGCGCGGATCGCGGTGCTCATGCCGCCACCTCCTCGTGCTCGTCGGCCGGTCCGCCGGTCCGGGTCAGCTCCAGGAACACATCCTCGAGCTCGACGACCCGCTGCGTCAGTGCGTGCAGCTCCAGGCCCGCGGCGAAGGCGGCCGCGCCGACCTCGGCTGCCGTGACGCCGTCGACGTCGAACCCGGCCCCGTGCTCGGTGGCGCTCCACCGCCTCCCGGAGAGCAGCCGCGCGAGCCCGTCGCGGTCCGGGGAGACGACCTCCACGCTGCGTGACGCCTGCTCCGCCAGCTCCTCGAGCGACGAGGCGTGGACCATCCGTCCGCCGGCGATGATGACGACGTCGTCCACGCTCTGCTGGACCTCCGACAGGACGTGGCTGGAGACCAGGACGGTCCGGCCCTCGGCGGCGAAGTACCGCAGCAGCTCACGCAGCCACCGGATGCCGCCCGGGTCGAGCCCGTTGGCCGGCTCGTCGAGGATCAGCACCGGGGGGTCACCGAGCAGCGTCGTCGCGAGCCCGAGACGCTGCCGCATCCCGAGCGAGAAACCGCCGACGCGCCGCTTCCTGGCCTCGGCGAGCCCGACCATCTCGAGCACCTCGTCGCAGCGGGCATCGGACACCCCGACGTGGGGCGCGTAGACCCGCAGGTGGTCGCGCGCCGTCCGACCGGGGTGGAAGCTCGCCGCCTCGAGCGCGGCACCGACCACACGGCCCGGGTCGTCGATCTGGTCGTACGTCCGACCGTCGATCGTGGCGCTGCCCGAGGTCGGCGTGACCAGGCCGAGCAGCATCCTCAGGGTGGTGGTCTTGCCGGCGCCGTT harbors:
- a CDS encoding tetratricopeptide repeat protein, producing the protein MTSFRELGMKPIFTDAMISEMSLYDRFRTAEDLLAQRFPRDAARMLTDVVEAEPANAAAWELLGRSYFAAALLGPAEDAFRRLVELEPTSGWAHVALGLTLDRQSRHREGAAYHRMAAVMDPDQDRRPRLVATTEG
- a CDS encoding ABC transporter permease, which translates into the protein MSTAIRAELRKWTSTRMWWILLLVMAAYMAFLAAVLGFSLTVAPEQQGAVPLTGVEAATTVYSIGNGLGYVFPLLAGALAMTGEFRYQTITPSLLAEPRRSVFLSAKVVVALLIGLVFGLVGTLSTVAVGAPILAWQGDGAFLGSSDVIVPVLLSVVALAVWAFVGVGVGTLITNQVAAIVVVLAFTQFVEPIVRVGLSAVDSLASAAQFLPGAASEALVGASTYASFGSSGDVLGRLPGALVFLAYGVVFALVGRFTTLRRDIT
- a CDS encoding ABC transporter ATP-binding protein encodes the protein MIEIANLTKTFGPVRAVDDLSFSVRPGAVTGFLGPNGAGKTTTLRMLLGLVTPTSGSATIDGRTYDQIDDPGRVVGAALEAASFHPGRTARDHLRVYAPHVGVSDARCDEVLEMVGLAEARKRRVGGFSLGMRQRLGLATTLLGDPPVLILDEPANGLDPGGIRWLRELLRYFAAEGRTVLVSSHVLSEVQQSVDDVVIIAGGRMVHASSLEELAEQASRSVEVVSPDRDGLARLLSGRRWSATEHGAGFDVDGVTAAEVGAAAFAAGLELHALTQRVVELEDVFLELTRTGGPADEHEEVAA